DNA sequence from the Lysobacter silvisoli genome:
AGCGGGTGATGGACGAAGTGCAGCCCGACCTGGTGCTGGTGCCCGGCGATACCAGCGCGACCCTGGTCGCCTCGCTCGCCGCCCACTACCACCACGTGCCCGTGATCTGCGTCGATCCCGTCGTCGCACGCGCCGACGGCGAGGCGATCGACGAGCCCTCGCGCCGCATCGCCTTGTCGCTGGCCGCGCTGCACGTGGCCGCCGACGACGATGCCGGCCGCCAGCTGATCGAACTGGGCGTGCCCGCCGAACGCGTGCTGGTGGCGGGCGATCCCGATAACGACGCGGACGCCTGCGCCCGCGTCGCCGATGCCTTGGCGAACCTGCGCCCTGCAGCTCACACCGCTGTCCCCTCGTCGTGGGGCGCGGGTTCGCCCCTTTCTTCCGCCGCCGACCGGGCCTGGCAAAGCCCTTGAGCGCCACCCGGGCCTCGGCCGCGACGCCCAGGAACGACCATCGCGAGAGTGAAGACCATGGCCACGCAACTGATCCCCCGCAGCGAAGTGCTGCAGCCCATCCCGATAACCGCCACCGCCAATCCGCGCGAGGACGACATCGACCTGCCCAACCTGGTCTCGACCTTGGGCGCGCATAAATGGACTATCGCCTTCGGCACCCTGCTGTTCTTCCTGGTCGCCGCCGCCTACGTGCTGCTGGCCACGCCCAAGTACCAGGCCACCGCGGTGGTGCAGGTGGAAAGCCGGCCGCCGTCGGTGCCCGGCGTGAACGGCAACGGCGCCGCGCCGCTGCCGCCGATGGACGCCTCGCCGGCGGCCACCGAATCGCAGCTGCTGACCTCGCGCCGGGTGCTGGGCGAGGCGATGACGCGCCTGGATCTGGACGTGTCGGCGCAGCCGATGCAGCTGCCGGTGGTCGGCGGCGTGATCGCACGCGCGCAACAGCGCCTGCAACCCGGCAGCCTGGGCCAGCCCTGGTTCGGCCTGAACCAGTACGGCTGGGGCGGCGAGCGCATCGACGTGGGCGCGCTGGAACTGCCCGAAGCGCTGATCGATACCCCGCTGCAGTTGCAGGCCGGCGACGCCGGGCGCTACACCCTGTTCGGCCCCGACGGCCGCGAGCTGGTGCAGGGCCGCGTCGGCCAGCCCGCCAGCGCCAACGGCGTGCGCATGACCATCGCCGAGTTGAACGCGCGCCCCGGCACCCGCTTCCAGGTGCGCAAGTTCAATCCGATGGCGGTGATGGCCGCGCTGAAGAACGAGATCACCGTCAGCGAGCAGGGCCGCAACTCCGGCGTGATCGCGCTGACCTACACCCATGAAGACCCGATCCGCGCGCGCGAGGTGCTGGACCAGATCACCCGCGCCTACGTGCGCCAGAACGTGGCGCGCAATTCGGCCGAGGCGGCCAAGCGCCTGGAATTCGTCAGCGCGCAGCTGCCCAACGTGCGCCGCGAACTGGCCAACGCCCAGGCCGCGCTCAACGCCTTCCAGACCCGCACCCACACTATGGACGTGGCCACCCAGAACCAGGCCCTGCTGACCCAGGGCGTGGCCCTGGACACCAACATCCGCCAGCTGCAGATGCAGTTGTCCGAAGCGGCCGCGCGCTACACCCCCTCGCACCCGGTGTACGCCGCGCTGGCGCGCCAGCTCGATCAGTTCGAACGCGACAAGGCAGGCCTGCAAGGCCAGATCGGCCGCCTGCCCGACACCCAGCAGGGCCTGTTCCGCCTGAACCGCGACGTCGAAGTCATCAACCAGACCTACGCCAACCTGCTCGACCAGGCCCAGCAGCTCAACATCGCCCGCGCCAGCGCGGTCGGCAACGCGCGCATCGTCGACGCGGCCGGCGTGAACATGGACAGCCCCGCCTGGCCCAAGCCGCTGCTGACCCTGGCCGTGGGCACGGCGGTGGGCGCGGTGCTGATGATCGCGCTGGTGCTGCTGCGGCAGACCTTCCGCCGCGGTGTCGAGGATCCCATCGACATCGAACTGCTGGGCCTGCCGGTCTACGCCTCGATTCCGTTCAGCGCGCGCGGCCGCCAGATCGCCGGGCGTCCGGGTCTGCGCCGTCGCGACGGCCGCCAGCGCCTGCTCGCGCTGCGCTCGCCCTCGGACCTGGCGATGGAGGCGCTGCGCACCCTGCGCACCAGCCTGCACTTCGCGCGCATGGAGATGAAGAACAACATCCTGATGATCGCCGCGCCCAGCCCCGGCGTGGGCAAGACCTTCGTCTGCGCCAACCTGGCCGTGACCATGGCCCAGGCCGGCCAGCGCGTGCTGCTGATCGACGCCGACATGCGCCGCGGCACCCTGCACCAGGCCGTGGGCGTGCGCTCCGAGGGCGGCCTGTCGGAACTGATCTCCGGCCAGATCCAGGCCGAGGACGCGGTGCGCAAGGTGCCCGGCACCGAGAGCATGTCGTTCATCTCGCGCGGCTCGGTGCCGCCCAATCCGTCCGAACTGCTGATGCATCCGCGCTTCGCGTCCCTGCTCAAGCAGCTGGCCAAGGGCTACGACGTGGTCGTGATCGACACCCCGCCGGTGCTGGCGGTGACCGACGCGGCGGTGATCGGCCATCAGGTCGGCACCTGCCTGATGGTGGTGCGCTGGGGCCTGAACCAGCAGCGCGAGATCGCCCTGGCCAAGCAGCGGCTGGAGCAGAACGGCGTCAACGTGCGCGGCGCGATCTTCAACGCCGTGGAGAAGCGCGGCTCCGGCCAGTACGCCTACAGCTATTACGACTACCGCGCGATCGGCGGCGCGGCCGCGGGGCGCTGAGCATGCAGATCACCATGTCGCCCTACTACGGCACGCCCGACTTCTCGCCGCTGGACGCCGCCGCGCGGCCGGCGCTGGACCCGGTGTCGGTGGCCGACCTGCTGCGCAATGCCTTCGTCTATCCGCCGTACTCGATCTACGAAGGCGTGCGCCTGGTCACCTTCGGCTTCTGTCCGCACGACGACATGCATGCCGCGCCGCGCTTCCGCTTCAAGTTCCGCAACGCCGGGGAGACGCCCGAGGAGCCGCGGGTGGAGCAGGACTGGCTGGCCCAGTACCACCGCCGTCTGTGCCAGGCGGTGGAGCGCAGCTGCTCGGGCATGCTCTCGCCCTGGCTGCTGCAAAGCGGCGGCAAGGACTCCACCACCCTGGCCATCGCCCTGGCCGATGCGCGCCCGGACGCCACCTGCATCACCTACCTGGGCGGGCGCGAGGAGGACGAGGTCGATTCCGCCGCGCAGGTCGCGCGCACGCTGGGCCTGCGCCACGAAGCCCTGGTCTGCGACCCGGGCCGCGCCTACGACCGCTACCTGGCCCTGCTGCCGCGCATGCCGCTGCTGACCGCCGACTTCGCTCTGCTGTCCTACGTCGATCTGGGCACCGAGATCGCCGCGCGCGGCGGCGACGGCGTCGTCGACGGACTCGGCGCGGACAGCTACTTCGGCACGCCGATGAGCGCGCGCCAGCACCTGCTGTCGTGGCTGGCGCGCGGGCTGCGCCTGCCGGCCGCGGCCGCCGAGCTGCCGCTGGTGCGCGACAGCTTCCGCCTGTGCTACCTGCTCAGCACCCTGCAGATGAACCCGATTGAGCGCGTGTTCCCGGGCTCGCGCTTCAGCGACGGCGAGGTCGACGCGTTGTTCGGCCGCGACATCGCCCGGCAGTCGCGCCAGCGCCTGCAGCTGTTCGCGCAGGAGATCGGCACCGCCACCAGCGACTGGGAATGGCGCGACATGTCCACCTCCATCGCCGGCTCGGCCGGCGCCTTCGCCAAGGGCCTGTACGTGGCCCAGGCGCTGGGCCTGGGCGCCGCCTACCCACTGTGCGATCACGCGCTGCGCGAATGGATCCACCGCGAGGTGCCGCGCTATCAGAAGGTGGACCCGGATACCGGCCTGAACAAGCTGCTGATCCGCCGCCACATCGCCAGCCGCTTCGACGAGCTGCCGTACGTGGAACGCAAGGGCTCGTTCCGCTTCGACCTGCGCGGGCTGGCCGCGCAGCGTTACGATCACGTGCGCGACTACGCCGAGCGCGCGCGCGATTACCTGCCCGGCGCGGCCGCCTGGCTGGACCGCCACCGCGGCCGTCTGGGCAACAAGTATCACGCCTCCAAGTTCTACCTGCTGGCCATCGTCCTGCCCTGGCTGGATGCGCAGGCCGCCGGCGCGAGCGCGCATGGCTCCGCGCGCGCGGCCTGAAGCCGGTGCCGACCGCTTGCGGCGCGCCCTGCTTGGCGTGCTGCCGGCGGCCTGGTGCGCGCTGGCCTGGCCCGCGCGCGGCGCCGCACGCATCGACGTGCGCGCGCACGGCGCGCGCGGCGACGGCCGCCATGACGACACCGCCGCGTTCCAGGCCGCCATCGACGCGCTGCCGGCGGCCGGCGGCACCGTCGCGGTCGGCGCCGGCGACTACCTGATCGACCCGTTGCGCAGCGTGCGACTGCGCAACCGCATGCACCTGCGGATGGACGCGCGCGCGCGCCTGCTTGCGCGTCCGAACGCGGCCCCGCGCGCCTACGTGCTCGACGCCACCGGCGTGGAACAGGTCGAAATCTCCGGCGGCGCCATCGTCGGCGAACGCGATCGCCACCAGGGCGACGCCGGCGAATGGGGCCACGGTCTGATGATCCGCGCCGCCGCGCAGGTGACCGTGCGCGACCTGCATATCTCCGACTGCTGGGGCGACGGCATCTCCATCGGCGGCGCCAAGGGCGCGGGCGGGCGCATCGTGCCCAGTCGCGATATCGCCCTGCTGCGCGTGCGCTGCATCGGCAACCGCCGCCAGGGCCTGACCATCGGCCGCTCCAGGCGCGTGCGCGTCGACGACTCGGAGTTCGCCGACACCGGCGGCGCCCTGCCCGGCTGCGGCATCGACATCGAGCCCGATGCCGGCGACATCGCCCACGACGTGGTCATCGCCGGCTGTCGGGTGCGCGGCAACCGCGGCGCCGGCATCCAGCTGTATAAGCGCAGTTCGCTGATCCGGGTGCGCGACTGCACCATCGAGGCCAACCAGGGCCATGGCGTGCTGGTCATCGGCGCCAGCGACTGCGAGATCGCCGGCAACCGCATCCGCCGCAACGGGCTGGGCGGGCTGGCCTTGCGCCCCGGCAGCGCGGACGTGGCGGTGAGCGGCAACGAGTTCGTCGGCAACGCGCCCAAGCGCGGCAGCCCGCGTTCGGCCCAGCTGTCGGTCGCGCCCGAAGCGCGCGACGTACGCGTGGCCGCCGACAATCGCTATCCGGACTGAGCGCGTTCGCGCAACCGCGTTTTTTCGCTGCCGTCGCAACGGCTGTTAATCGACTTGAATGCGCGCTTGTCTGAACGATTCAGCGCGCGATTTTGCGTTGGCGCACAAATACGCGCATAGCATCTTTGCGTTCAGAACGCTTGGGTTAGATTGCGCCCCGGTCACCGAAGTGACCTTCGGGTGACGACGCGCAAGCGCGGCGCCCGCTCCCGGCGCATCGCCGGAACCCGCAACGTTCACGCCTAGACCGGGGTTACCCCAGGAAGCCTTCAGTGAAACCAGCCCGTATGGGCGGGGCGGTACCGTCTCGCCGCGATTTTCTCCGCAAGTCCCTGCTGCTGTCCGTGCCGGCCGTGCTCGGCTATGCGGCCTTGCCCAAGCTCGCCTTCGCCGCCACCGGCGCCACGCCCACCGACGCCTACGTGCCGCCGGTGCGCGCGCGCGGCAGCGCGGTGCTGAACGTGCGCGATCACGGCGTCTACGGCGACGGCGACCATGACGACACCACCGCCTTCCAGGCCGTGATCGACGCCC
Encoded proteins:
- a CDS encoding polysaccharide biosynthesis tyrosine autokinase — protein: MATQLIPRSEVLQPIPITATANPREDDIDLPNLVSTLGAHKWTIAFGTLLFFLVAAAYVLLATPKYQATAVVQVESRPPSVPGVNGNGAAPLPPMDASPAATESQLLTSRRVLGEAMTRLDLDVSAQPMQLPVVGGVIARAQQRLQPGSLGQPWFGLNQYGWGGERIDVGALELPEALIDTPLQLQAGDAGRYTLFGPDGRELVQGRVGQPASANGVRMTIAELNARPGTRFQVRKFNPMAVMAALKNEITVSEQGRNSGVIALTYTHEDPIRAREVLDQITRAYVRQNVARNSAEAAKRLEFVSAQLPNVRRELANAQAALNAFQTRTHTMDVATQNQALLTQGVALDTNIRQLQMQLSEAAARYTPSHPVYAALARQLDQFERDKAGLQGQIGRLPDTQQGLFRLNRDVEVINQTYANLLDQAQQLNIARASAVGNARIVDAAGVNMDSPAWPKPLLTLAVGTAVGAVLMIALVLLRQTFRRGVEDPIDIELLGLPVYASIPFSARGRQIAGRPGLRRRDGRQRLLALRSPSDLAMEALRTLRTSLHFARMEMKNNILMIAAPSPGVGKTFVCANLAVTMAQAGQRVLLIDADMRRGTLHQAVGVRSEGGLSELISGQIQAEDAVRKVPGTESMSFISRGSVPPNPSELLMHPRFASLLKQLAKGYDVVVIDTPPVLAVTDAAVIGHQVGTCLMVVRWGLNQQREIALAKQRLEQNGVNVRGAIFNAVEKRGSGQYAYSYYDYRAIGGAAAGR
- a CDS encoding asparagine synthase-related protein, giving the protein MQITMSPYYGTPDFSPLDAAARPALDPVSVADLLRNAFVYPPYSIYEGVRLVTFGFCPHDDMHAAPRFRFKFRNAGETPEEPRVEQDWLAQYHRRLCQAVERSCSGMLSPWLLQSGGKDSTTLAIALADARPDATCITYLGGREEDEVDSAAQVARTLGLRHEALVCDPGRAYDRYLALLPRMPLLTADFALLSYVDLGTEIAARGGDGVVDGLGADSYFGTPMSARQHLLSWLARGLRLPAAAAELPLVRDSFRLCYLLSTLQMNPIERVFPGSRFSDGEVDALFGRDIARQSRQRLQLFAQEIGTATSDWEWRDMSTSIAGSAGAFAKGLYVAQALGLGAAYPLCDHALREWIHREVPRYQKVDPDTGLNKLLIRRHIASRFDELPYVERKGSFRFDLRGLAAQRYDHVRDYAERARDYLPGAAAWLDRHRGRLGNKYHASKFYLLAIVLPWLDAQAAGASAHGSARAA
- a CDS encoding right-handed parallel beta-helix repeat-containing protein, translated to MAPRARPEAGADRLRRALLGVLPAAWCALAWPARGAARIDVRAHGARGDGRHDDTAAFQAAIDALPAAGGTVAVGAGDYLIDPLRSVRLRNRMHLRMDARARLLARPNAAPRAYVLDATGVEQVEISGGAIVGERDRHQGDAGEWGHGLMIRAAAQVTVRDLHISDCWGDGISIGGAKGAGGRIVPSRDIALLRVRCIGNRRQGLTIGRSRRVRVDDSEFADTGGALPGCGIDIEPDAGDIAHDVVIAGCRVRGNRGAGIQLYKRSSLIRVRDCTIEANQGHGVLVIGASDCEIAGNRIRRNGLGGLALRPGSADVAVSGNEFVGNAPKRGSPRSAQLSVAPEARDVRVAADNRYPD